CGTCGGTCAGCTTCAAATGGAAAAAGTCGCTACTTCCGCAGATTAAGCTTGTTCCACTGGAATTAGCGGGCAGGGGTATTCGTTCTGGGGAACCGCTAAAGGAAAGCATTGAGGAGATGAGCGAGGATCTGTTGCACAAGATCAGCGAAGAGATAGCCCCCGGCAATCCTTATGCCATATACGGCCACAGTATGGGGACGATGATCTCATTCGAGCTGTACTACAAGCTGGTGGCCGGTGGATATGGCAAGCCTGCTCATCTGTTCGTTTCGGGTGGACGGGCACCGCATGTCCCAAGAAATTCCCCGTGGTTACACGATCTGCCCGCAGATCAGTTCAGGACGCATTTGCAGCGGTACGGTCAGCTTTCGGAAGCGATTTTTGACAATCAGGAATTATACGACTATTTTATGCCCGTGTTAAGAGCGGATTTCAAAGCTGTTGAGTTGTATAAGTACACGGCTAAAGCCGCACTTTTACATTGTCCTATCACCGCTTTGACGGGAATGACCGATAACACGGTGACCTTACAAGATGCGGAGGCATGGGCACAGCATACGGATCAGCAATTTCGTATGTTTACCTTTGAGGGAGGACACTTTTTTATTCATGATGAAGTGGAGCGGATTACGCACATCATCAATGAGACCTTGGAGCAGAGTACGGTAACAAGTAGCATACAAAAATAAAAATAAGAGGTGAATTTTAGTGACAGTAGGTGTATTGGCACATTTGTTTGGCAAGTTGCCTTATCGCGAATTGGCTGCAAAGGTAGGCGCAGCGGGCTTTACTCATGTTCAGCTGGCTCCGTGGAGAGCGATCAGTGATGTGGATTTTAATAAATCGGGTAAGTTCAATCCGGGATTGGCACTGTCTATCGCAGAAGAATTTCGTAAGCATGGTGTTTCCATATCGGTGCTCGGGTGCTATTTGCATTTTTTTGTACAGGATGAGGAATTGCTGCGTGAAAATGTAGAGCGCTTTAAAGAGCTGATCCGATATGCGGGTCTGTTAGGAGCACCCATGGTTGCAGCTGAAGTGGGACGTAATGAGGATGGTACCGCCTATACGGAACGTGACTGGAGAGTTGTAAGGGAAGTAGTGCGTGAATTAGCAGATGAAGCGGAGAAGTGGGGCGTATTCGTAGGATTGGAAGCTGCAAACGATCACTTGGTAGGAACTGCCGTAGAGTTGGCTACCTTTCTGGAGGAAGTGCCCTCTTCACACATCGGTGTTGTGATTGATCCTGGTAATCTGCTGAAAACGGAAAATATGGCGCAGCAGGATGAGATCATTCGGGAAGCTTTCCAACTGCTGGGCCCCCGGATTATCGCTGCGCATGCCAAAGACCGGCGTTTGTCATCGTCGGGTGAAATTGAGACGGTGCCGCCGGGTTTTGGAGACATGAACTATGGCCTCTACATGGAACTGCTGGAGCAGTACAAGCCGGGAGTTCATATTATTATGGAAGCTGCTCAGGAGCATGAGATGGCTGAATCCAGACGTTATATCGAAGGACACCGGATAGCCGCTCAGAAAGCGCAACAAGTGCAGACGAAATAATGTATTCTTTCATAATACTCAGGAATGCTACGTTAATAATTTGAGAGACTTGGAAGCGCCTCCTTTTCCAAGTCTCTGTTTCGTTACCCTTGTTTAACCCTGCACAACCGCCACGATCACAATGACCCAGCTTGCCAAAAAAGCCAACCCGCCAAATGGGGTGATTGCTCCAAGCTTTTTCACACCGGATACACTAAGGGCATACAGACTGCCGGAAAACAGGAGAATACCCACCAGCATAACCCAGCCTGCGGTTACGATGAGAGAAGAATGGACAAGTCTGTCAGCAAGAACTCCAAGCAGCAGCAAACCCAGTCCATGAGCGATTTGATATTGAATTCCTGTCTGGAATATGCTCATCATGTCTGCGGAAAGTCTCTTTTTCAATGCGTGTGCGCCGAACGCTCCAAGCGCTACGGCTAAAAACATCACGATACAACCAAGCAATAGCAAAATTTTCATGTTTTAACGCCTCCCTGTGAAATAGTACCGATTCCAATTGATTTCGTCAATTTTCCTTGTGAAACTCTAAACATATATAATTTTTCGACTCTCATTTGGCGCCTAGTGTGGTATATTTTTTCCAGGGCCAATGCGAAGCATTTGGAGCAATAGACAGCGTGTCCTCCACCTTTTTTATGGGAAAGTGAGGTGATGGTGCTGTCTTTTTGTGCTGTCATTTTTCGGAATAAAATCTTGTGTAAAGTCAAAATTGATAATGGAGAGGATGAATGCAAAGTGATCAGCAGAAAATCCGTGTTCAGGAAATCTGTCTC
The Paenibacillus peoriae DNA segment above includes these coding regions:
- a CDS encoding sugar phosphate isomerase/epimerase family protein is translated as MTVGVLAHLFGKLPYRELAAKVGAAGFTHVQLAPWRAISDVDFNKSGKFNPGLALSIAEEFRKHGVSISVLGCYLHFFVQDEELLRENVERFKELIRYAGLLGAPMVAAEVGRNEDGTAYTERDWRVVREVVRELADEAEKWGVFVGLEAANDHLVGTAVELATFLEEVPSSHIGVVIDPGNLLKTENMAQQDEIIREAFQLLGPRIIAAHAKDRRLSSSGEIETVPPGFGDMNYGLYMELLEQYKPGVHIIMEAAQEHEMAESRRYIEGHRIAAQKAQQVQTK
- a CDS encoding DUF423 domain-containing protein — protein: MKILLLLGCIVMFLAVALGAFGAHALKKRLSADMMSIFQTGIQYQIAHGLGLLLLGVLADRLVHSSLIVTAGWVMLVGILLFSGSLYALSVSGVKKLGAITPFGGLAFLASWVIVIVAVVQG
- a CDS encoding thioesterase II family protein, which encodes MAPITLFFIPYAGGSASVSFKWKKSLLPQIKLVPLELAGRGIRSGEPLKESIEEMSEDLLHKISEEIAPGNPYAIYGHSMGTMISFELYYKLVAGGYGKPAHLFVSGGRAPHVPRNSPWLHDLPADQFRTHLQRYGQLSEAIFDNQELYDYFMPVLRADFKAVELYKYTAKAALLHCPITALTGMTDNTVTLQDAEAWAQHTDQQFRMFTFEGGHFFIHDEVERITHIINETLEQSTVTSSIQK